A single Sphingosinicella sp. BN140058 DNA region contains:
- a CDS encoding DUF4031 domain-containing protein, whose translation MYDRHRPADNVPCGKILDADDHPSIAIASSTRNCDNAVHEEFMRVYVDAAVHPWRGRLWCHLFSPDIEALHAFAQRIGMRREWFQDPRSSLKISWPHYDISADRRVAALALGAVELGRHQTVAMSRIVMNRFHGLEGTERELDPLAVHRRIGSAKLPLLEKWLAAELLRFAEPQSTA comes from the coding sequence GTGTACGACCGCCATCGCCCTGCTGACAACGTACCCTGTGGAAAAATCCTCGACGCTGACGATCATCCTTCCATCGCGATTGCATCATCGACCCGCAACTGCGACAATGCCGTCCACGAGGAATTTATGCGCGTCTATGTCGATGCAGCCGTTCACCCCTGGCGCGGGCGGCTCTGGTGCCATCTTTTTTCGCCTGACATCGAGGCGCTGCATGCGTTCGCCCAGCGTATCGGTATGCGCCGGGAATGGTTCCAAGATCCTCGGTCATCGCTGAAGATCTCTTGGCCGCACTATGACATCTCGGCTGATCGCCGAGTAGCCGCTCTTGCTCTTGGCGCCGTCGAACTTGGCCGCCACCAAACGGTCGCGATGTCCCGGATCGTCATGAACCGCTTTCACGGGCTGGAAGGGACCGAGCGCGAGCTTGATCCCTTGGCTGTGCACAGGCGCATAGGCTCCGCGAAGCTTCCACTACTTGAAAAGTGGCTCGCGGCCGAACTCCTCAGGTTCGCCGAGCCGCAATCCACAGCCTGA
- a CDS encoding protein-disulfide reductase DsbD domain-containing protein, whose product MNSHASTNLTAGLLVLGMALVAAPRSANGQALHVDASIEAEVERPAAGDTVRVALRLAPQQGWHTYWENPGDAGMPTRIVWTLPKGVRATDLRHPAPTAINTAGFVSYVHEGTVALLTSLKLDRNWRPGQALPLIADVSWAACSENQCIPERTSIKLDLVISDGTARPTSTTVFQQAAAELPRQLPRPATLRLVDGGFEMILPAVPIDASRAHFFPAENAFPGSTKQSVRKAPEGIVVRISHSGPLPPVLAGVVADSAGRAFRIEARAAPLTAAVDKPDGHLGASAAAAATAPLSNAKIVKPRTAQPAERLAPAPAAISVAAAPNVGHATYLLAGLALLLCLLLAFGRARSVRIPKPPLALRREDGGALAKLQPPL is encoded by the coding sequence ATGAACTCACACGCTTCAACCAACCTGACGGCGGGTCTCCTGGTGCTCGGCATGGCGCTTGTTGCAGCGCCGCGCTCTGCGAACGGGCAGGCGCTCCACGTGGACGCGTCGATTGAGGCTGAGGTCGAGCGCCCGGCCGCTGGAGATACGGTCCGCGTAGCCCTCCGCCTGGCCCCACAGCAGGGATGGCACACCTATTGGGAGAACCCCGGCGACGCTGGCATGCCAACGCGAATTGTGTGGACGCTCCCCAAAGGGGTGCGCGCGACCGATCTTCGGCATCCAGCCCCGACCGCAATCAACACCGCTGGATTCGTCAGCTATGTGCACGAAGGGACGGTTGCCCTTCTCACCAGCCTCAAGCTCGATCGCAATTGGCGGCCTGGCCAGGCGCTTCCGCTCATCGCTGACGTCTCGTGGGCAGCTTGCTCCGAGAACCAGTGCATCCCGGAACGGACCTCGATCAAGCTTGATCTCGTCATCTCGGACGGCACGGCTCGACCAACATCCACGACCGTCTTTCAGCAAGCTGCCGCGGAGCTGCCGCGTCAGCTGCCGCGTCCCGCCACCCTCCGCTTGGTGGACGGCGGCTTCGAGATGATCCTCCCAGCAGTCCCGATCGACGCATCCCGAGCGCACTTCTTCCCGGCCGAGAACGCCTTTCCCGGCTCAACAAAGCAGAGCGTCCGCAAGGCGCCGGAAGGCATTGTGGTGCGGATCTCCCATTCGGGGCCCCTGCCGCCGGTCCTCGCCGGCGTTGTGGCCGACTCGGCAGGACGCGCTTTCCGGATAGAGGCGCGTGCGGCTCCTCTCACCGCTGCCGTCGACAAGCCCGATGGCCACCTCGGGGCATCGGCAGCTGCAGCCGCTACGGCGCCTCTTTCGAACGCCAAGATTGTGAAGCCGCGCACCGCACAGCCCGCCGAACGTCTCGCGCCCGCGCCGGCCGCGATCTCCGTAGCGGCTGCACCAAATGTTGGCCATGCCACCTACCTCCTCGCCGGCCTGGCCCTGCTCCTATGCCTCCTGCTGGCGTTCGGGCGAGCCAGAAGCGTCCGAATCCCGAAACCGCCTCTCGCGCTGCGGCGAGAAGATGGCGGCGCTCTGGCCAAGCTCCAGCCTCCGCTCTAA
- a CDS encoding DNA cytosine methyltransferase, whose amino-acid sequence MSLLDFRRSPQEEEKVQALSVARVGADKRGTRRIWLEGRKLARAGFVPAARYQLSVDHDSRTVELRLAANGERLVSRKARGEEELPVIDLANGQVLQSFEGLETVKVRFENGAVIITPTATDLRRLERAARLRSRLDGQQPLHVGSVSTGLGVLARAMHEGLQAAGLDSELLFSVEIESTYVEQCAKANPVWGSKTIAVEAPMQEIAFDAAALLALPKVEVLEAGLPCVGASLAGRAKKSLAKAEDDPKAGHLVAGFLAIAAAVNPAVILIENVPAYMNTASFSILSNQLTEWGYDVQSTILRGADYGCLEHRDRMALVAVTHGVEFDIQSLVADRGEPQLLGSVLEDVPDDSPLWSPMAYLRDKEDRDIAAGKGFRMQVYGPDAPSVAVLGRGYAKVRSTEPKLQHPTDPALLRQLTPAEHARVKGISEKMIEGLGITAAHEMLGQSILPKPFRALARHLGDALQAWQAGVGVPKAAPRAIAIDQPAPRIKPVRELAPLPLFA is encoded by the coding sequence GTGAGCCTGTTGGACTTCAGGCGAAGTCCTCAGGAGGAAGAAAAAGTGCAAGCTCTTTCAGTCGCTCGCGTCGGCGCCGACAAGCGCGGCACGCGCCGCATTTGGCTCGAAGGCCGCAAGCTCGCCCGCGCCGGCTTTGTGCCGGCGGCTCGGTACCAGCTCTCTGTCGATCACGACTCCCGCACCGTCGAGCTGCGTCTCGCCGCTAACGGCGAGCGGCTGGTGAGCCGCAAGGCCCGCGGCGAAGAAGAGCTGCCCGTCATCGACCTCGCCAACGGCCAAGTCCTGCAGTCCTTCGAGGGACTCGAGACCGTCAAAGTCCGGTTCGAGAATGGCGCTGTCATCATCACCCCGACCGCCACGGACCTGCGCCGGCTGGAGCGCGCCGCGCGCCTTCGCTCGCGCCTCGACGGGCAGCAGCCGCTCCATGTCGGCTCTGTATCGACCGGCTTAGGCGTCCTCGCTCGCGCGATGCACGAGGGCTTGCAAGCAGCGGGCCTCGACTCGGAGCTGCTGTTCTCCGTCGAGATCGAGAGCACCTACGTCGAGCAATGCGCAAAGGCGAACCCGGTTTGGGGGTCAAAGACGATCGCGGTCGAGGCTCCCATGCAGGAGATCGCCTTCGACGCGGCAGCGCTTCTGGCCTTGCCGAAAGTAGAGGTCCTTGAAGCTGGCTTGCCATGCGTCGGCGCTTCTTTGGCCGGGCGCGCGAAGAAGTCCCTGGCTAAGGCCGAAGATGATCCGAAGGCCGGCCATCTGGTGGCTGGATTCCTCGCGATCGCAGCAGCAGTCAATCCGGCTGTGATCCTCATCGAGAACGTGCCAGCCTACATGAACACGGCCTCGTTCTCGATCCTCAGCAATCAGCTGACGGAATGGGGCTATGACGTGCAATCCACCATTTTACGAGGTGCCGACTACGGCTGCCTGGAACACCGGGACCGCATGGCTCTCGTCGCTGTCACCCACGGGGTGGAGTTTGACATCCAGAGCCTCGTCGCCGATCGAGGCGAGCCTCAGCTGCTCGGCTCCGTCCTCGAGGACGTTCCCGACGATAGCCCGCTCTGGTCACCCATGGCCTACCTTCGAGACAAGGAAGATCGGGACATCGCGGCAGGTAAGGGCTTCCGGATGCAGGTCTATGGACCGGACGCGCCTTCCGTCGCAGTTCTGGGCCGCGGCTACGCAAAGGTGCGATCAACCGAGCCGAAATTGCAGCACCCGACCGATCCGGCCCTCCTCCGACAGCTGACGCCAGCGGAGCACGCACGGGTCAAGGGGATCTCCGAAAAGATGATCGAGGGACTGGGCATCACGGCCGCGCACGAGATGCTCGGACAGTCCATTCTCCCTAAACCCTTCCGCGCCCTCGCACGTCACCTGGGTGACGCGCTGCAAGCCTGGCAGGCTGGCGTGGGTGTGCCCAAAGCCGCGCCGCGTGCGATCGCGATCGATCAGCCGGCGCCCCGGATCAAGCCCGTCCGCGAATTGGCTCCGCTGCCTCTCTTCGCCTGA
- a CDS encoding DUF3606 domain-containing protein: protein MADDKSNVGEPDRSRVSGSEPYEVSYFANKHGITTEQARELIEKHGNDRETLDRAAEKLKG, encoded by the coding sequence GTGGCGGACGATAAGAGCAATGTAGGCGAACCGGACCGCAGTCGGGTGTCGGGAAGCGAACCCTACGAGGTGAGCTACTTCGCGAACAAGCATGGGATCACCACAGAGCAGGCGCGTGAGCTCATTGAGAAGCACGGCAACGATCGGGAGACCCTCGACCGAGCGGCGGAGAAGCTCAAGGGTTGA
- the recA gene encoding recombinase RecA, which yields MSTSLKLVGPTSDRTKALEAALAQIDRAFGKGSAMRLGDKEITAIEAISTGSLGLDIALGIGGLPKGRIIEIYGPESSGKTTLTLHAIAQAQKNGGVAAFVDAEHALDPVYAKRLGVDVDNLIVSQPDTGEQALEITDTLVRSGAVDILVVDSVAALVPRAEIEGEMGDSHVGLQARLMSQSLRKLTASISKSNCLVIFINQLRMKIGVTYGNPETTTGGNALKFFASVRLDIRRTGQIKDKEEAVGNATRVKVVKNKVAPPFKQVEFDIMYGEGISKLGEIIDLGVKAGVVEKSGAWFSYDSIRLGQGRENSKNFLRDNPDVAERIERQIVGKTTDLADALLVGPSEDEDA from the coding sequence ATGTCCACCTCGCTCAAGCTCGTTGGCCCCACCTCCGACCGCACCAAAGCCCTGGAAGCAGCGCTCGCCCAGATTGACCGCGCCTTCGGAAAGGGATCGGCCATGCGGCTCGGCGACAAGGAAATCACCGCGATTGAAGCGATTTCCACCGGCAGCCTCGGGCTCGACATCGCTCTTGGCATCGGCGGTCTGCCCAAGGGGCGCATCATCGAGATCTATGGGCCTGAGAGTTCTGGCAAGACCACTCTCACCCTTCATGCGATCGCGCAGGCCCAGAAGAACGGTGGGGTCGCCGCGTTCGTCGATGCCGAGCACGCGCTCGATCCGGTCTACGCCAAGCGGCTCGGAGTCGACGTGGACAACCTGATCGTGTCGCAGCCGGACACGGGCGAGCAGGCGCTCGAGATCACCGACACGCTCGTACGATCCGGCGCCGTTGACATTCTCGTCGTGGACTCAGTCGCCGCGCTCGTCCCGCGCGCCGAGATCGAGGGCGAGATGGGCGACAGCCATGTCGGCCTCCAGGCTCGCCTGATGAGCCAGTCGCTCCGCAAGCTCACCGCCTCGATCTCGAAATCGAACTGCCTAGTTATCTTCATCAACCAGCTGCGCATGAAGATCGGTGTCACCTACGGCAATCCAGAGACCACGACGGGCGGCAACGCCCTCAAGTTTTTTGCGTCGGTCAGGCTCGATATCCGCCGCACCGGCCAGATCAAGGACAAAGAAGAGGCGGTTGGCAACGCCACACGCGTCAAGGTCGTGAAGAACAAGGTGGCGCCGCCGTTCAAGCAGGTGGAATTCGACATCATGTATGGCGAGGGCATCTCGAAGCTGGGCGAGATCATCGACCTCGGCGTCAAGGCCGGCGTTGTCGAGAAGTCGGGCGCATGGTTCAGCTACGACTCCATTCGGCTTGGGCAGGGTCGCGAGAACTCGAAGAACTTCCTCCGCGACAACCCTGATGTTGCTGAGCGCATCGAGCGGCAGATCGTCGGCAAGACCACCGACCTCGCCGACGCGCTCCTGGTAGGGCCGAGTGAGGATGAAGACGCCTAA
- a CDS encoding response regulator transcription factor — MRVLLIEDEAVVAKSVDAMLTAAGFNVYCTDLGEEGIDLARLYDYDAVLLDLNLADMHGLKVLQKMRLEKVMTPVIVVSGEADVATKVRALSAGADDFVAKPFHREELVARISAVARRSKGHCQSAIRVGKLSVDIERKLVSIDGAAIFLTGKEYQIMELLALRNGAAVTKEMFLNHLYGGIDEEPEVKIIDVFVCKLRKKLTMAAGGVDYIETIWGRGYRLRDSEEEAVQLAA; from the coding sequence ATGCGCGTTCTTCTGATCGAGGATGAGGCCGTCGTGGCAAAGAGCGTCGACGCGATGCTGACCGCCGCGGGCTTCAATGTCTATTGCACGGATCTCGGCGAGGAGGGGATCGACCTCGCCCGGCTCTACGATTACGACGCCGTCCTTCTGGACTTGAACTTGGCCGATATGCACGGGCTCAAGGTCCTTCAGAAAATGCGTCTCGAGAAGGTGATGACACCGGTCATTGTTGTTTCAGGTGAGGCGGACGTCGCCACGAAGGTGCGGGCCTTGTCGGCTGGCGCTGACGATTTTGTGGCGAAGCCGTTCCATCGCGAAGAGCTCGTCGCCAGGATCAGTGCCGTAGCGCGCCGCTCAAAGGGTCATTGCCAGTCGGCTATCCGCGTTGGGAAGCTCAGCGTCGACATCGAACGCAAGCTGGTATCGATCGATGGCGCGGCGATCTTCCTCACTGGCAAGGAGTACCAGATCATGGAACTACTCGCCCTACGCAACGGAGCGGCCGTCACGAAAGAGATGTTCCTGAATCATCTCTACGGGGGGATTGACGAGGAGCCCGAGGTCAAGATCATCGACGTGTTCGTTTGCAAGCTGAGGAAAAAGCTCACGATGGCGGCCGGCGGTGTCGACTATATCGAGACCATCTGGGGACGTGGGTATCGACTGAGGGATTCGGAAGAAGAGGCTGTCCAACTGGCCGCGTGA
- a CDS encoding NADAR family protein: MRTTPTHIYFWHGPLSNWSKPSHFIGADAFRELMTLLAPLGIAHPRPDDPISHLLCCHRYNCGEQWMMAVKAWFFGDVPRLRAILEAWEPKDQKAIGRDVTPFSAEEWNTICVPAVTAGTLARAEANPALCKLLLDSGDRQFVEGSPVDRIWGVGLRYDDPRIDDQRNWRGRNLLGTSHALTRTILRSRGR; encoded by the coding sequence ATGCGCACGACGCCGACCCACATCTACTTCTGGCACGGTCCGCTTTCAAACTGGAGCAAGCCGTCCCACTTCATCGGAGCCGACGCGTTTCGAGAGCTGATGACGCTCCTCGCGCCGCTCGGCATCGCCCATCCGCGCCCCGATGATCCGATCAGCCATCTCCTTTGCTGCCACCGATACAACTGCGGAGAGCAGTGGATGATGGCCGTGAAGGCATGGTTCTTCGGCGACGTACCGCGGCTGCGGGCCATCCTCGAGGCTTGGGAGCCCAAGGACCAAAAAGCCATCGGTAGAGACGTAACGCCGTTCTCCGCCGAAGAATGGAACACGATCTGCGTTCCGGCGGTGACCGCTGGCACCCTCGCTCGCGCTGAGGCAAATCCCGCCCTCTGCAAGCTCTTACTGGACAGCGGCGATCGCCAGTTCGTGGAAGGCTCGCCCGTCGACCGCATCTGGGGCGTCGGCCTACGCTACGACGACCCGCGCATCGATGACCAGCGGAACTGGCGAGGCCGCAATCTGCTCGGCACCTCCCACGCCCTCACCCGAACCATCCTTCGAAGCCGCGGCCGCTGA
- a CDS encoding Rap1a/Tai family immunity protein, translating to MRFLILAAVSIFACAAPAAAQQPGSAPAAQPAGRAGGPTAIELIKLCFEGTANGSVSNPVCQGYLAGAIGAIRISRTVSQDFPICLPEEGMSNLQVVNDVSAYLEQHEDQLQRSARSVLFLVLTELYPCDQGAGAQ from the coding sequence ATGCGTTTCCTCATCCTCGCCGCCGTTTCGATCTTCGCGTGTGCGGCGCCTGCGGCCGCTCAGCAGCCGGGCTCTGCTCCGGCCGCCCAACCGGCTGGCCGCGCCGGCGGCCCGACTGCCATCGAGCTCATCAAGCTCTGCTTCGAAGGCACCGCCAACGGGAGCGTCTCGAATCCGGTATGCCAAGGCTACCTGGCGGGCGCGATCGGCGCGATCCGCATCAGCCGTACCGTCTCGCAAGACTTCCCAATCTGCCTTCCTGAGGAGGGCATGAGCAATCTGCAGGTGGTGAACGACGTCTCGGCATATCTCGAGCAGCATGAGGACCAGCTTCAGCGATCGGCTCGGAGCGTTCTGTTTCTCGTCCTGACCGAGCTTTACCCGTGCGACCAGGGCGCCGGCGCTCAGTAG